A stretch of Tripterygium wilfordii isolate XIE 37 chromosome 11, ASM1340144v1, whole genome shotgun sequence DNA encodes these proteins:
- the LOC120009715 gene encoding MADS-box protein SVP-like, protein MAREKIKIKKIDNITARQVTFSKRRRGLFKKAEELSVLCDAEVALIVFSATGKLFDFASSSMKHILARYNLHTDNLNRPDRPSLELQLENSNHARLKKELAEKSHQLRQMRGEDLQGLKIEELQQLEKVLETGLSRLLQTKGERIFNEISALEKKEAQLMEENKLLKQKMEMLCKGKKVVVADYSDTAVQEEGLSSDQSANNVCGSSISGPPPEDDGSDTSLKLGLSLL, encoded by the exons ATGGCAAGAGAGAAGATAAAGATAAAGAAGATAGATAACATAACAGCAAGGCAGGTGACATTCtctaagagaagaagagggctTTTCAAGAAGGCTGAAGAGCTTTCAGTGCTTTGTGATGCTGAGGTTGCTCTTATTGTTTTCTCTGCTACTGGAAAGCTCTTTGACTTTGCCAGTTCAAG CATGAAGCATATCCTAGCAAGATATAACTTGCACACCGATAACCTCAACAGACCAGATCGTCCATCCCTTGAATTGCAg CTGGAAAACTCCAATCATGCCAGATTGAAAAAAGAGCTTGCTGAAAAAAGTCATCAACTaag GCAGATGAGAGGGGAGGATCTGCAAGGACTGAAAATAGAAGAGCTGCAGCAGTTGGAGAAAGTTCTCGAAACAGGACTTAGTCGCTTGCTCCAGACTAAG GGTGAACGTATTTTTAACGAGATTTCTGCACTTGAAAAGaag GAAGCTCAATTGATGGAGGAGAACAAGCTATTGAAACAGAAA ATGGAAATGTTATGCAAGGGAAAGAAAGTTGTCGTTGCGGATTATTCGGATACAGCTGTACAAGAAGAAGGCTTGTCGTCCGATCAGTCTGCAAACAATGTCTGCGGCAGCAGCATCAGTGGCCCTCCGCCTGAAGATGACGGCTCCGATACTTCTCTCAAATTAGG GCTTTCCCTGCTCTAG
- the LOC120009321 gene encoding probable ubiquitin-like-specific protease 2B — MKNGLEVFDFAEEDELPEFVSKRILGKYKNPNLENHEMYDSHEFVAQGTRVSKKETVEAPCIDIDAVESDRSCDNAIITYDHLSKGGDDFTIREQNSMLGVASELRMINEPHHCAILDNHERVSFFLEQERRVSFPEEPSPGNSQSNCSFSGTPTSSDPHDVKSYADERSTESSPSSPVDIAEDNVFPYGNASDNCFGELETDDIDIVVDYVEYRGNYSTGGLITFSGLGIKINGSIPHENQGFFSIERGIDDIIDIKSQHIQRFGPLMVKLRMISRDKEHVDNAHGSSGIEEVNFAIFDPSWSKKQEKIMASNIKYSAIWDVEQNTDVTTDGDDLVREGQYFPNFDEVFEDVVYPEGDADAVSLSKRDVDLLQPETFVNDTIIDFYIKYLKNQIPDEEKDRFHFFNSFFFRKLADMDKDPSNASDGKAAFLRVRKWTRKVDIFGKDYIFIPVNFNLHWSLLVICHPGDVVGFEADDLAKSPRIPCILHMDSIKGTHAGLKNLIQSYLWEEWKERQKESSEAISSKFFNLRFVPLELPQQENSFDCGLFLLHYLELFLAEAPSNFSPFKITKFCKFLNDDWFPPAEASLKRTFIQRLIFGILENRSQEVSSAGCSDELHHPENYERETGVELLSKRCSPAVACNGNLSASQSDKGIGITLSAASSLRNSHSFNDTSLVFRELLDPGTSAGSLLAEYHSFDQPSSYYHLNSTLSTLEDNPETREQFAYLPSEGAPFQQIATAATPQGSAIPYSLQGFGAEGSWNPGFPAEGAQDSVDSSTETSHEATDDLEDAGADKKEVTYQRSPSTENIVSDSSEMLDFSVVEDSQNPDKLDDSIVIEDSQDPDRMLDSILVEDSQDPDRMLDSIVVEDSQDPDKVHDSIVIEDSQDPDKMHDSNENGDIPSCEENVTEFFLQDSNMAGKRLYQETEMVGSMAVTCDDDMQITENDAVEESDRHVAKKLRLAFPAEREDLIRH; from the exons ATGAAGAACGGTCTGGAGGTTTTCGATTTCGCTGAAGAAGACGAGTTGCCGGAATTTGTATCCAAAAGAATTTTGGGAAAGTATAAAAACCCTAACCTCGAAAACCATGAGATGTACGATTCTCATGAATTCG TGGCCCAAGGAACCAGAGTTTCAAAGAAGGAAACTGTTGAGGCACCCTGTATAGATATTGACGCTGTTGAAAGTGATCGGAGTTGCGACAATGCTATTATTACATATGACCATCTGAGCAAAGGTGGAGATGACTTCACCATTAGAGAACAAAATTCTATGTTGGGGGTTGCTTCAGAGTTGAGAATGATAAACGAACCTCATCATTGTGCCATATTAGATAATCATGAACGTGTAAGTTTCTTTCTCGAACAGGAGAGAAGAGTTTCATTTCCTGAAGAACCTTCACCGGGGAATAGCCAATCAAATTGTTCCTTTTCAGGCACTCCAACAAGT AGTGATCCACATGACGTGAAATCATATGCTGATGAACGCTCAACAGAGAGTTCTCCATCTAGTCCTGTTGATATTGCCGAAGACAATG TGTTTCCATATGGCAATGCATCAGATAATTGCTTTGGCGAGCTGGAAACG GATGACATAGATATTGTGGTTGATTATGTTGAGTATCGGGGCAATTATTCTACAGGAGGCCTCATAACTTTTTCTGGCCTTGGGATCAAAATTAATGGTTCAATTCCACATGAAAACCAAGGATTCTTTAGCATTGAAAGAGGAATAGACGATATTATTGACATCAAGTCCCAGCATATTCAAAGA TTTGGGCCGCTTATGGTAAAGCTTCGCATGATTTCAAGGGATAAAGAACATGTTGATAATGCCCATGGCAGTTCAG GCATTGAAGAGGTAAATTTTGCAATATTTGATCCCAGCTGgtccaaaaaacaagaaaagattaTGGCATCAAACATAAAATACTCGGCAATTTGGGATGTTGAGCAAAA CACTGACGTGACAACAGATGGTGATGACTTAGTTAGAGAAGGGCAGTATTTTCCCAA CTTTGACGAGGTTTTTGAAGATGTCGTCTATCCAGAAGGGGATGCAGATGCAGTTTCCCTTAGCAAAAGAGATGTTGACCTACTGCAACCTGAAACATTTGTCAATGACACTATCATCGACTTTTACATCAA GTACTTGAAGAATCAGATCCCAGATGAGGAGAAAGATAGGTTCCACTTTTTTAATAGCTTTTTCTTCAGGAAGCTTGCTGATATGGACAAAGATCCATCTAATGCTTCTGATGGCAAGGCAGCTTTCTTACGTGTTCGTAAATGGACGAGAAAAGTGGATATATTTGGAAAAGATTATATCTTTATTCCCGTAAATTTCAA TCTCCACTGGAGTTTATTGGTTATATGTCATCCTGGTGATGTGGTTGGCTTTGAAG cTGACGACTTAGCCAAGTCTCCCAGAATACCCTGTATACTACATATGGATTCCATCAAAGGAACACATGCTGGTCTGAAGAATCTCATTCAAAG TTACTTGTGGGAAGAGTGGAAGGAGAGGCAAAAGGAGTCATCGGAAGCTATATCttcaaaattcttcaatttgCGCTTTGTCCCACTTGAG CTGCCCCAGCAGGAAAATTCATTTGACTGTGGACTTTTCTTGCTCCACTACTTGGAGCTCTTCTTGGCAGAAGCGCCTTCCAATTTCAGTCCTTTCAAAATAACCAAGTTCTGTAAATTT CTCAATGATGATTGGTTTCCACCTGCTGAGGCTTCACTGAAGCGTACTTTTATCCAGAGGTTAATTTTTGGAATCTTAGAAAACCGTTCTCAGGAAGTCTCTTCTGCTGGGTGCAGTGATGAGCTCCACCATCCTGAAAATTATGAGAGAGAAACTGGTGTGGAGTTACTTTCAAAGAGGTGCAGTCCTGCAGTTGCTTGTAATGGTAATTTATCAGCTTCTCAATCTGACAAGGGGATTGGAATTACTCTCTCGGCAGCATCCTCTTTGAGGAATTCTCACTCCTTTAATGATACAAGCTTGGTTTTCCGTGAGCTGCTTGATCCAGGAACTAGTGCTGGGTCACTACTTGCAGAGTACCACTCCTTTGACCAGCCATCTTCTTACTACCATCTTAATAGCACTCTATCGACATTAGAG GATAATCCAGAGACCAGAGAGCAGTTTGCTTATTTGCCTTCTGAAGGAGCTCCTTTTCAGCAAATCGCCACTGCAGCAACACCTCAAGGCAGTGCTATTCCATATTCACTTCAGGGTTTTGGAGCAGAGGGTTCTTGGAACCCAGGATTTCCAGCGGAAGGAGCACAAGATAGTGTTGATTCATCCACAGAAACATCTCACGAAGCAACAGATGATTTGGAAGATGCGGGTGCCGACAAAAAGGAGGTAACTTATCAACGGTCTCCATCAACGGAGAACATTGTGTCGGACTCTAGTGAGATGCTGGATTTTTCCGTGGTTGAAGATTCTCAAAACCCTGATAAGTTGGATGATAGCATTGTGATTGAAGATTCTCAAGACCCTGATAGGATGCTTGACAGCATCTTGGTTGAAGATTCTCAAGACCCTGATAGGATGCTTGACAGCATTGTGGTTGAAGATTCTCAAGACCCTGATAAGGTTCATGATAGTATTGTCATTGAAGATTCTCAAGACCCCGATAAGATGCACGATAGCAATGAAAATGGTGACATCCCCTCCTGTGAAGAAAACGTGACTGAATTTTTTCTTCAAGACTCTAACATGGCAGGAAAGAGACTGTATCAAGAGACTGAAATGGTTGGCAGCATGGCAGTCACATGTGATGATGATATGCAAATTACTGAAAATGACGCAGTAGAAGAATCAGACCGACATGTGGCAAAGAAACTACGGCTTGCATTTCCTGCTGAGCGGGAGGATTTAATTCGCCATTAG
- the LOC120009858 gene encoding O-fucosyltransferase 31-like, which produces MKFFYKICQNQPQRLSLAGLFVILLPVALPNLFGPLGRASPSLFSEWNAPKPVHLNLLKGAFNRHTSIRHESELWSPLPYHGWKPCIEPTTVPSLPRKSQGYIQVFLDGGLNQQRMGICDAVAVAKILNATLVIPHLEVNPVWQDSSSFMHIFDVDHFISVLHDDVSIVTELPSEYSWSSREYYATGIRATRIKTAPVHASADWYLENVLPILQSYGIAAIAPFSHRLAFENLPVNIQRLRCKVNFQALVFVPHIKALGETLVNRLRYSSGKLQSSGNEIQLGRMDDGGKEAGKFVVLHLRFDKDMAAHSACDFGGGKAEKLALAKYRQVIWQGRVLKTQFTDVELRNEGRCPLTPEEIGLLLAALGFNNNTRLYLASHKVYGGEARISTLQKLFPAMEDKKSLVSKEELAKVEGKASLLAAVDYYVSMQSDIFISASPGNMHNALVGHRAYLNLKTIRPNMILLSQLFLNKSMEWSEFQQAVIDGHRSRQGQIRLRKAEKSIYTYPAPDCMCQASSK; this is translated from the exons ATGAAGTTTTTCTACAAAATCTGCCAGAATCAACCTCAGAGATTGTCGCTTGCAGGGCTTTTCGTGATTTTGCTCCCGGTTGCCCTTCCTAATCTCTTCGGTCCATTAGGCCGTGCTTCCCCTTCACTGTTCTCC GAATGGAATGCTCCAAAACCTGTGCACTTGAATCTACTGAAAGGTGCTTTCAATCGCCATACT TCAATCAGACATGAATCTGAGCTCTGGTCTCCTTTACCCTATCATGGCTGGAAACCATGTATTGAGCCCACAACTGTTCCTT CATTGCCAAGAAAATCTCAAGGATATATTCAGGTATTTCTTGACGGAGGCTTGAACCAGCAAAGAATGGGG ATATGCGATGCAGTTGCTGTTGCCAAGATACTGAATGCCACGCTTGTGATCCCTCACCTTGAAGTAAATCCTGTTTGGCAAGATTCGAG TTCATTCATGCACATATTCGATGTGGATCACTTCATCAGTGTTTTACATGATGATGTTTCTATAGTTACAGAGCTACCTAGCGAGTATTCTTGGAGTTCGCGGGAGTATTATGCTACAGGTATACGAGCTACTAGAATTAAAACAGCACCTGTTCATGCTTCCGCGGACTGGTATCTGGAAAATGTATTGCCCATTCTGCAAAG TTATGGGATTGCTGCAATTGCTCCATTTTCTCATCGCCTAGCTTTTGAAAACTTGCCTGTAAACATCCAGCGCCTACGTTGCAAAGTCAACTTTCAAGCATTAGTTTTTGTTCCTCATATCAAGGCATTAGGAGAGACACTTGTAAATCGCCTTAGATATTCATCTGGCAAGCTCCAATCTTCAGGAAATGAAATCCAGCTGGGGAGAATGGATGATGGCGGAAAGGAAGCGGGAAAGTTTGTGGTCTTACATCTTCGCTTTGACAAA GATATGGCTGCTCATTCAGCTTGTGATTTTGGTGGAGGAAAAGCTGAAAAACTGGCTCTTGCGAAATACCGTCAAGTTATTTGGCAGGGAAGAGTCTTAAAAACTCAGTTCACCGATGTAGAGTTGAGAAACGAAGGACGCTGCCCATTGACTCCTGAAGAGATAGGATTGCTGCTTGCAGCTTTGGGCTTCAACAATAATACTCGCCTTTATCTTGCATCACACAAG GTTTACGGTGGAGAAGCAAGGATCTCAACTTTGCAAAAACTGTTTCCCGCAATGGAAGATAAGAAAAGCCTCGTCTCTAAAGAGGAACTGGCCAAGGTTGAAGGCAAGGCTTCTTTGTTGGCTGCGGTTGACTATTATGTTAGCATGCAGAGTGACATTTTCATCTCTGCTTCTCCAGGAAACATGCACAATGCTCTG GTCGGACATCGAGCCTATCTAAACTTGAAAACCATAAGACCAAACATGATACTGTTGAGCCAGCTGTTCCTGAACAAGAGTATGGAGTGGTCTGAGTTTCAACAAGCAGTCATCGATGGACATAGAAGTAGACAAGGGCAGATAAGATTAAGAAAGGCGGAGaaatccatatatacataccctGCTCCTGATTGTATGTGTCAAGCTTCATCAAAATAG